One window from the genome of Panthera leo isolate Ple1 chromosome D3, P.leo_Ple1_pat1.1, whole genome shotgun sequence encodes:
- the LOC122203924 gene encoding myosin regulatory light polypeptide 9 yields MSSKRAKTKTTKKRPQRATSNVFAMFDQSQIQEFKEAFNMIDQNRDGFIDKEDLHDMLASLGKNPTDEYLDAMMNEAPGPINFTMFLTMFGEKLNGTDPEDVIRNAFACFDEEATGTIQEDYLRELLTTMGDRFTDEEVDELYREAPIDKKGNFNYIEFTRILKHGAKDKDD; encoded by the exons ATGTCGAGCAAAAGGGCAAAGACCAAGACCACCAAGAAGCGCCCGCAGCGCGCAACATCCAATGTGTTTGCCATGTTTGACCAGTCACAGATTCAGGAATTCAAAGAGGCCTTCAACATGATTGATCAGAACAGAGATGGTTTCATTGACAAGGAAGATTTGCATGATATGCTTGCCTCCCTGG GGAAAAATCCAACTGATGAGTATCTGGATGCCATGATGAATGAGGCTCCAGGGCCCATAAATTTCACCATGTTTCTCACGATGTTCGGTGAGAAGTTAAATGGCACCGATCCAGAAGATGTCATCAGAAATGCTTTTGCTTGCTTTGATGAAGAAGCAACTG GCACCATCCAGGAAGACTACCTGAGAGAGCTGCTGACAACGATGGGAGACCGGTTTACGGATGAAGAGGTGGACGAGCTGTACAGAGAAGCGCCTATCGACAAAAAGGGGAATTTCAATTACATCGAGTTCACGCGCATCCTTAAACATGGAGCAAAAGACAAAGATGATTGA